A section of the Thunnus albacares chromosome 6, fThuAlb1.1, whole genome shotgun sequence genome encodes:
- the tmem91 gene encoding synapse differentiation-inducing gene protein 1 — MENLDELEHPLLGESPDNSQASKPGQGPGPGQAPGGLFKGILVKCEEDRAYPPLTWRNYCGHPPELQQQQLLDPCSLPRTLESFYPPPPIWGHADSLLSKDYLETTFVDIRPGSTLERKLLAETQDFHSMSYSMDDEDDLLPDSDDSSIDDFSDTDSENNFPLMIPQDYLGLAFFSMLCCFWPLGIAAFYLSQKTNKASAQGDFQGANAASRQALWLSVLSIVFGIITYICAIAALISYLSGKPP, encoded by the exons ATGGAGAATCTAGATGAGCTGGAGCACCCTCTTCTGGGAGAAAGCCCCGATAACAGCCAAGCATCAAAGCCGGGGCAAGGGCCCGGACCTGGACAGGCCCCTGGTGGGCTGTTTAAGGGAATCTTGGTTAAGTGTGAGGAAGACAGAGCCTACCCTCCTTTAACGTGGAGGAACTATTGTGGACATCCTCCTGAGCTTCAGCAGCAACAGCTACTGGATCCCTGCTCATTACCTCGCACACTGGAGTCTTTCTACCCACCGCCCCCCATCTGGGGCCACGCAGACTCCCTGCTCAGCAAGGACTACCTGGAGACCACCTTTGTGGACATTCGGCCCGGCTCTACGCTGGAGAGGAAGCTTCTGGCTGAGACGCAGGACTTCCACAGCATGTCCTATAGCATGGATGATGAAGACGACCTGCTTCCTGACTCTGAC GACTCATCCATTGATGACTTTAGTGATACAGACAGTGAGAACAACTTCCCTCTGATGATCCCTCAGGACTACTTGGGTCTGGCTTTTTTCTCCATGCTCTGCTGCTTCTGGCCCCTGGGCATCGCTGCCTTCTACCTTTCACAGaag ACGAACAAGGCGTCCGCTCAGGGGGATTTTCAAGGGGCCAACGCAGCATCTCGCCAGGCTCTGTGGCTCTCAGTTCTCTCCATCGTGTTTGGAATCATAACGTACATCTGCGCCATCGCTGCGCTGATTTCCTACCTGTCTGGCAAACCGCCATAA